The following nucleotide sequence is from Desertibacillus haloalkaliphilus.
CTCTTAATTCATTCTCTAATGCTGTCAGCACTTCATCTTGCGACATGCCTTGTGCCAGTGAAATTTCGCTCACTAACATGCCCCGTGCATCTTCAAGCATCTTCTTTTCACTAGAATTTAAGGCTTTTTTCTGATTACGTCTCATCAGATCTTTGACAACGTCTGCGCCATCTTCAAT
It contains:
- a CDS encoding CarD family transcriptional regulator, giving the protein MQMMVPKGRINQLGIRPVADQATLKVVMNNFAEETNDDTLTWKQRYDENLKKLKTGSIEDGADVVKDLMRRNQKKALNSSEKKMLEDARGMLVSEISLAQGMSQDEVLTALENELR